The following proteins are co-located in the Sporosarcina pasteurii genome:
- a CDS encoding iron-containing alcohol dehydrogenase family protein, with protein sequence MTISIVKGAPGHYRMAEGVLDDMEELLAELGVEKIHIVTGKRAWHAARPYLPNQLIENSNLGFTYIEGFCTLQTVDEIASKLSSTDAVIGIGGGTVLDIAKAAAIKADVKSVLIPTIAATCAAWTPISVFYDENGTFTHFTEFPLANTLVLIEPKIIAESPVQYLRAGIGDTLAKFYEADALVDSFYKDRAIPVWLQVSQLSAKICKDILLENGQDAIAAVTTGTVTQELVNVIEAVIMTGGMVGGFGGKLGRSAGAHSIHNGLTEAEEVKDVLHGKLVAYGILVQLALEEKDDEVVKLMDYYREWGLPISLGDMGVNSENEQLLKRVVEKATLPNETIHFMNQKVTEEAVLSAMRKVEVLQKDNKLIHT encoded by the coding sequence ATGACGATTTCTATTGTGAAAGGGGCACCTGGACACTACCGGATGGCGGAAGGCGTTCTTGATGACATGGAAGAGTTGCTCGCTGAGTTGGGTGTTGAAAAGATTCATATTGTTACTGGGAAACGTGCTTGGCATGCGGCACGGCCTTACTTGCCTAATCAACTAATAGAAAATAGCAATCTTGGATTTACATATATAGAAGGGTTCTGTACGTTGCAAACCGTTGATGAGATTGCGAGCAAGTTGTCGAGTACAGATGCGGTTATCGGAATCGGCGGTGGGACTGTTCTTGATATTGCGAAGGCTGCGGCAATCAAAGCGGACGTTAAATCGGTCTTAATCCCGACGATTGCTGCCACTTGTGCTGCATGGACGCCAATCAGTGTTTTTTATGATGAAAATGGCACGTTTACGCATTTTACCGAGTTTCCATTGGCGAATACGCTTGTGCTGATTGAGCCTAAGATAATCGCGGAATCCCCGGTACAGTATTTAAGAGCCGGAATTGGAGATACGCTCGCAAAGTTTTATGAGGCAGATGCACTCGTCGATTCATTTTACAAAGATCGTGCAATCCCAGTTTGGCTACAAGTTTCCCAGTTATCCGCGAAGATTTGTAAAGATATTTTGTTGGAGAATGGACAAGATGCCATTGCAGCTGTGACGACAGGAACTGTGACACAAGAACTAGTGAATGTCATTGAGGCCGTTATCATGACAGGCGGAATGGTCGGTGGATTTGGCGGGAAATTAGGCAGAAGCGCAGGTGCACATTCCATCCATAATGGACTTACTGAGGCTGAAGAAGTGAAGGATGTTCTGCACGGCAAACTCGTTGCTTATGGAATCCTCGTTCAATTAGCTTTAGAGGAAAAAGATGATGAAGTTGTGAAGCTAATGGATTATTACCGTGAGTGGGGATTGCCGATAAGTTTGGGAGATATGGGAGTTAATTCTGAGAATGAACAGCTATTAAAAAGAGTTGTTGAAAAAGCAACACTTCCTAATGAAACGATTCATTTTATGAATCAAAAAGTGACAGAAGAAGCGGTACTGTCTGCCATGCGAAAAGTTGAAGTGCTTCAGAAGGATAATAAATTAATACATACATAG
- a CDS encoding MetQ/NlpA family ABC transporter substrate-binding protein: MKKWLLASVLVLVIGVLAACGGKEKSGDAGEGLLSDGKLVVGVTAGPHEEILGKVKELAAEEGLEIEVRPFTDYVMPNVALAEKEIDINSFQTEPFFEAMKEDRNLDLLKVADTVTFPMGIYSSKVTDLADLEEGAKIGLPGDPTNSARALMLFEAAGLLKLEEGMGMNGTIHDIVENPKNYDFIELDSAQIARQLDELDAAAINTNFAIEYGLSPSEDSIFSETSDSPYVNLIAVRAESKDDEVVQQFIDIYRSEEVKKFIEENFDGSIIPSW, translated from the coding sequence ATGAAAAAGTGGTTGTTAGCAAGTGTCCTCGTGTTAGTTATCGGCGTGTTAGCTGCTTGCGGTGGCAAAGAAAAGTCCGGCGATGCAGGAGAAGGCTTGTTGAGTGATGGTAAATTAGTAGTTGGTGTTACAGCGGGGCCACATGAAGAAATTCTTGGAAAAGTAAAAGAGCTTGCAGCTGAAGAAGGATTGGAGATTGAAGTTAGGCCATTTACGGATTATGTAATGCCGAACGTTGCGCTTGCGGAAAAAGAAATTGACATTAATAGTTTCCAAACTGAACCGTTTTTCGAAGCGATGAAAGAAGACCGTAATTTGGATCTTCTAAAAGTAGCAGATACAGTGACATTCCCAATGGGGATTTATTCGTCAAAAGTGACGGATCTTGCTGATTTGGAAGAAGGCGCGAAAATCGGATTGCCTGGTGACCCGACAAACAGTGCGCGTGCATTAATGCTCTTTGAGGCAGCAGGTTTACTTAAATTGGAAGAAGGCATGGGGATGAATGGGACAATCCACGACATTGTGGAAAACCCGAAGAACTATGATTTCATAGAACTGGACTCTGCACAAATTGCACGTCAATTGGACGAGCTAGATGCGGCGGCAATTAATACAAACTTTGCAATCGAATATGGCCTATCGCCATCTGAAGATTCTATTTTCAGCGAGACATCTGATTCGCCATATGTGAACTTAATTGCGGTTCGTGCTGAATCAAAAGATGATGAGGTCGTTCAACAATTTATCGATATCTACCGTTCAGAAGAAGTGAAAAAGTTTATCGAAGAAAATTTCGATGGCTCGATCATTCCTTCTTGGTAA
- a CDS encoding methionine ABC transporter ATP-binding protein: MIVLENVSKVFKIKNKEVKAVDQANMHVKKGEIHGVIGYSGAGKSTLIRCVNLLERPSGGKVVIDGDDITTLSKNKLREARQKVGIIFQGFNLLKTATVYDNIAIPLKLHGVSKEEVKVRTVKYLEIVGLADKHHHYPSQLSGGQKQRVAIARALSLEPEILLSDEATSALDPETTESILELLLKINEEFGITILLITHEMDVIQKICDYVYVLESGKIVEDGTAIDLFTSPKHETTKKFLSAIAQRNLSASLIEQLHLSGPVIRLTFTGDVTGEPMLAEVNQKYTIKSNILAANIMELKNGVIGNLVVHFTGKPSEVDHALRYLKEHGVGVEELRDDN; encoded by the coding sequence GTGATTGTATTAGAAAACGTCTCGAAAGTATTTAAGATAAAAAATAAAGAAGTCAAAGCTGTTGATCAAGCAAATATGCACGTGAAAAAAGGTGAAATTCACGGGGTCATTGGCTATAGTGGTGCGGGAAAAAGTACATTAATCCGTTGTGTGAATCTGTTGGAAAGACCCTCAGGTGGAAAAGTGGTCATTGATGGGGATGATATTACAACGCTCTCCAAAAACAAACTACGAGAAGCCCGTCAAAAAGTCGGCATCATCTTTCAAGGGTTCAACTTATTGAAAACTGCGACGGTGTATGACAATATCGCGATTCCTTTGAAACTTCATGGCGTCAGTAAAGAAGAAGTGAAGGTACGAACAGTTAAGTATTTGGAAATCGTTGGTTTGGCGGATAAACATCATCATTATCCTTCGCAATTATCAGGTGGTCAAAAACAACGTGTCGCCATTGCAAGGGCATTATCGCTAGAACCTGAAATATTGCTGAGTGATGAAGCGACAAGTGCGCTTGATCCTGAAACGACGGAATCGATTCTTGAATTATTATTGAAAATCAATGAAGAGTTCGGCATTACGATTTTACTCATTACACATGAAATGGATGTGATCCAAAAAATATGTGATTATGTGTACGTGCTTGAAAGTGGGAAAATCGTAGAGGATGGTACAGCAATTGACTTATTTACAAGTCCGAAACATGAAACAACGAAGAAGTTTTTGAGCGCGATTGCTCAACGTAACTTGTCTGCTTCATTGATTGAACAGTTACATTTATCGGGTCCTGTGATCCGTTTAACGTTCACTGGTGATGTGACAGGCGAGCCAATGCTAGCCGAAGTCAATCAAAAATATACGATCAAATCTAATATATTAGCCGCAAATATCATGGAGTTGAAAAATGGTGTGATTGGAAATCTAGTCGTTCATTTTACAGGTAAGCCTAGTGAAGTCGATCACGCCTTACGGTACTTGAAAGAACACGGTGTCGGCGTAGAAGAATTGAGGGATGACAATTGA
- a CDS encoding methionine ABC transporter permease, giving the protein MNGFGDFIEKWLPQYQQATIETFQMVGISLFYSVLIGIPLGILLVLSRPGQSLENKWLHQILNLVVNIVRSVPFIILLFFILPFTKFLVGTTIGVKGVIVPLVLYTAPYISRLMETALLEVESGVIEAYTAMGIKTRHIIWHVMLREARSSIVLGLTIATVSLVGATAMAGLVGAGGLGDLAYRFGHLRYEVDVMYVTIFILIILIQSIQTIGNRLAARLKKD; this is encoded by the coding sequence TTGAACGGATTTGGAGATTTTATTGAAAAGTGGTTACCGCAATACCAACAAGCAACGATTGAAACGTTTCAAATGGTTGGCATCTCGCTATTCTATTCAGTCCTTATCGGGATTCCATTAGGGATTTTATTAGTCCTTTCTCGACCTGGACAATCATTGGAAAATAAATGGTTACATCAAATTTTAAATTTAGTCGTGAACATTGTCAGGTCTGTCCCGTTCATTATTTTATTGTTTTTCATATTGCCTTTTACAAAGTTTCTCGTTGGAACGACGATCGGGGTTAAAGGGGTTATCGTTCCGCTTGTCCTTTATACGGCCCCGTACATATCGCGTTTGATGGAAACGGCTTTATTAGAAGTGGAAAGTGGCGTCATCGAAGCGTATACCGCGATGGGCATTAAAACACGCCATATTATTTGGCATGTCATGTTGCGAGAGGCGCGTTCTTCGATAGTGCTAGGCTTGACGATTGCGACTGTCTCGTTAGTAGGGGCAACTGCGATGGCGGGGCTTGTTGGTGCCGGGGGTCTTGGTGATTTAGCTTATCGTTTCGGACATTTACGATATGAAGTGGACGTCATGTATGTGACGATCTTTATTTTAATTATTCTTATTCAAAGTATCCAAACGATTGGAAACCGACTTGCGGCACGGTTGAAGAAGGATTGA
- a CDS encoding alpha-hydroxy-acid oxidizing protein, with amino-acid sequence MTSIKNNDLLLQNIDPDETFPTSYQELEAVAKEKMSTGAFGYVQSGAGGEETLVKNESSFSKYAIVPRFLNDVSALDTSIRLFGRTYKTPLMIAPVGMQKIAHEDGDIATAKAAAKFGMPFIQSTVSSYSIEEIAEATGDSPKWFQVYWTSQNDEISFSMVKRAEDAGYEAIVLTVDTVMLGWREEDVRNQYSPLMQGFGKANYETDPVFQSTLPANDFDSVIQAIVDNVYHPQLDWAKVAELKKRTSLPVLLKGILHPEDAKLAVANGIDGIIVSNHGGRQLDGVISSIDALPVIAEAVDGAIPILFDSGIRRGSDIVKAIALGADAVCIGRPFVYGLAAGGQKGVEQVLENLYQEMSVTLSLSGVTNLKDIRELVILD; translated from the coding sequence TTGACGTCTATCAAAAATAATGATTTATTACTGCAAAACATTGACCCGGACGAAACTTTTCCAACTTCCTATCAAGAACTGGAAGCGGTCGCGAAGGAGAAAATGTCCACGGGTGCATTCGGATATGTTCAATCGGGGGCTGGCGGAGAAGAGACATTGGTTAAAAATGAATCTTCGTTTTCAAAGTATGCCATTGTACCACGCTTTTTAAATGATGTGTCAGCACTTGATACGTCCATCAGGTTATTCGGTCGTACATACAAAACGCCACTCATGATTGCGCCAGTCGGGATGCAGAAAATTGCACATGAAGACGGGGACATTGCGACTGCAAAAGCGGCGGCGAAGTTTGGGATGCCTTTCATTCAAAGTACAGTGTCTAGTTATTCTATTGAAGAAATTGCGGAAGCAACAGGCGATAGTCCGAAATGGTTTCAAGTGTACTGGACAAGTCAAAATGACGAAATTTCATTCAGCATGGTGAAGAGGGCGGAAGATGCCGGATACGAGGCGATTGTGTTAACGGTTGACACCGTCATGCTTGGATGGCGCGAAGAAGACGTGCGCAATCAATATTCACCTTTAATGCAAGGTTTTGGAAAAGCAAACTATGAAACGGACCCGGTTTTTCAGTCAACGCTCCCGGCTAATGATTTTGATAGCGTAATTCAAGCGATTGTGGATAACGTCTATCATCCTCAGCTTGATTGGGCGAAAGTGGCGGAGCTGAAGAAAAGAACATCGCTGCCAGTCTTGTTAAAAGGTATTTTACATCCAGAAGACGCGAAACTGGCCGTTGCGAATGGCATCGACGGCATTATCGTGTCGAATCATGGTGGACGTCAATTGGATGGCGTCATTTCGAGTATTGACGCACTTCCAGTTATTGCGGAAGCGGTCGACGGGGCAATTCCAATTCTATTTGACAGTGGGATTCGTCGCGGCTCTGATATTGTGAAAGCAATTGCGCTTGGGGCAGATGCTGTGTGCATCGGTAGACCTTTCGTGTATGGTTTAGCAGCAGGCGGCCAAAAAGGCGTTGAACAGGTGTTGGAAAACCTTTATCAGGAAATGTCGGTTACCCTTTCTTTATCGGGTGTGACGAATTTGAAGGATATACGTGAATTGGTGATTTTGGATTGA
- a CDS encoding glycerate kinase — MKIVIAPDSFKGSLSAVEVANAINQGVQKAYPHAKTHLLPVADGGEGTMETLVSATDGKMKAVFVTGPLGGKVEAAYGILGNGKTCVIEIASASGLARVPEGKLAPLQATTYGMGQLIKQALDDGFSSFIIALGGSATNDGGAGMLQALGAKLLDREGNEVSFGGGNLANIADIDITQFDSRIKESSFLIASDVQNPLVGLNGASHVFGPQKGATPEDVKLLDENMVHWANQIEKVTGISLHNQPGAGAAGGIGGAFLAFFPAKMERGVDVVLKYVNFDDYVKDADLVITGEGQVDFQTASGKTPLGVAQAAQKRQVPTIILAGAVGEGIEVLYDYGIVSVHSIVDQPMTLQASMANANRLLEKSTEQIIRAYFYLWCQSLKTRKFE; from the coding sequence ATGAAAATAGTCATTGCACCAGATTCATTTAAAGGTAGTTTAAGTGCTGTTGAAGTAGCGAATGCCATTAATCAAGGCGTTCAAAAAGCATATCCGCATGCAAAAACGCACTTACTTCCCGTTGCAGATGGCGGGGAGGGAACGATGGAAACATTAGTTTCTGCAACAGATGGCAAGATGAAAGCGGTATTCGTTACCGGCCCGTTAGGCGGTAAGGTGGAGGCGGCTTATGGCATTTTAGGTAATGGAAAAACATGTGTTATCGAAATTGCAAGCGCTTCCGGTTTAGCCCGTGTGCCTGAAGGAAAACTTGCGCCATTACAGGCAACTACGTATGGGATGGGTCAATTAATTAAGCAAGCTTTAGATGATGGATTTTCATCTTTTATTATTGCTTTAGGAGGTTCGGCAACAAATGACGGCGGCGCTGGCATGCTGCAAGCTTTAGGTGCAAAGTTACTTGACCGTGAGGGAAATGAGGTCAGTTTCGGGGGCGGAAATCTGGCAAATATTGCAGACATTGACATAACTCAATTCGATTCACGAATAAAAGAAAGCTCATTTTTAATTGCATCAGATGTACAAAATCCTTTAGTCGGTTTGAATGGTGCTTCACACGTGTTTGGTCCGCAAAAAGGAGCAACGCCGGAAGATGTGAAATTATTGGATGAAAATATGGTCCATTGGGCGAATCAGATTGAGAAAGTAACCGGTATTTCTCTTCATAATCAGCCAGGTGCGGGTGCTGCTGGAGGGATAGGTGGCGCATTTCTCGCCTTCTTCCCGGCGAAGATGGAACGTGGGGTGGATGTCGTTCTGAAATATGTGAACTTCGATGATTATGTAAAAGATGCTGATTTAGTCATTACGGGAGAAGGGCAAGTGGATTTTCAAACGGCTTCTGGAAAGACGCCGCTCGGGGTTGCGCAAGCTGCGCAAAAGCGCCAAGTTCCTACAATTATTTTAGCAGGTGCAGTCGGTGAGGGCATCGAGGTGTTGTATGATTATGGAATTGTCAGTGTACACAGTATTGTAGATCAGCCAATGACACTGCAAGCGTCTATGGCAAATGCAAATCGATTATTAGAGAAAAGTACCGAACAAATCATTCGTGCATATTTTTATTTGTGGTGCCAGTCACTCAAAACGCGAAAGTTTGAATAA
- a CDS encoding LysE family transporter: MNSIFTFFFLGASLAAPIGPVKTVLLNMGIRHGFFHAWLFALGTLATDLMYMTIVYFGVGQFIDSPLVKTILWSFGCFVLLYTGIENLLSVHKIEQNLKSGRYVRLRKSMLAGFLMALLNPLTILFWLGIYGSILAKAAGTTSELQIVLNSFAILAGIAIVDISMSFLSSGARRLLSVRLLTIVSIFTSLSMIGFGIYFGIQAFHALF; this comes from the coding sequence ATGAATTCAATATTTACTTTTTTCTTTTTAGGAGCGTCTTTAGCTGCGCCAATTGGCCCTGTTAAGACTGTCTTATTAAATATGGGTATTAGACATGGCTTTTTCCATGCCTGGCTTTTTGCTTTAGGCACTTTGGCAACCGATCTGATGTATATGACGATTGTTTATTTTGGAGTAGGTCAATTTATTGATTCGCCTTTAGTCAAAACAATTCTCTGGTCATTTGGCTGTTTTGTCCTATTGTATACAGGTATTGAAAATTTACTCTCGGTACACAAAATTGAGCAAAATTTAAAGTCGGGTCGTTATGTTCGTCTTAGAAAGTCCATGCTTGCCGGTTTTCTAATGGCTTTATTGAATCCGCTTACAATTCTTTTTTGGTTGGGAATCTACGGTTCGATTCTTGCGAAGGCAGCTGGAACCACTTCAGAATTACAAATCGTACTTAATAGTTTCGCGATTTTGGCAGGGATTGCCATAGTGGATATCTCTATGTCTTTTTTATCCAGCGGCGCACGTAGATTGTTATCCGTCAGACTGTTAACGATTGTTTCGATATTTACGTCTTTATCTATGATTGGATTTGGGATTTATTTTGGCAT